A genomic stretch from Kribbella amoyensis includes:
- a CDS encoding carbohydrate ABC transporter permease, which translates to MAVETLTAPPATGRSASAHGSRKPRSREALTAWLFILPSLIGFLVFTAGPVLAAGVISLLDWNLFSPPTWAGLRNFARLGPDPTFWSALGNTAYFTFLSVPLTLLVSLVLALLLNQGLRRVAVFRSLLLLPYATITVAVAFVWIWLYIPHDGLVNAVLGLIGIDGPAWLISDFWAMPALIAMSVWKSFGFGMVVFLAGLQAIPQQLYEAARVDGSSAWQRFRNVTLPMLSPAMFFVVVTSIIGSFQVFDQALIMTNGGPGSRTTTLVMYIYRTGFENYDQGYAAAQSLVLFGFIVVITAAQFLLQRRLVHYDN; encoded by the coding sequence ATGGCTGTCGAAACTCTCACCGCACCTCCGGCGACCGGCCGGAGCGCCTCCGCCCACGGGTCCCGGAAACCGCGAAGCCGCGAGGCGCTCACCGCCTGGCTCTTCATCCTGCCGAGCCTGATCGGCTTCCTCGTCTTCACGGCCGGGCCGGTGCTCGCGGCCGGCGTGATCTCCCTGCTCGACTGGAACCTGTTCAGTCCCCCGACCTGGGCCGGGCTGCGCAACTTCGCCCGGCTCGGCCCGGATCCGACGTTCTGGTCCGCGCTCGGCAACACGGCGTACTTCACCTTCCTGAGTGTGCCGCTGACCCTGCTGGTCAGTCTCGTGCTGGCGTTGCTGCTGAACCAGGGGCTGCGCCGGGTCGCGGTCTTCCGGTCGCTCCTGTTGTTGCCGTACGCCACGATCACGGTGGCGGTGGCGTTCGTCTGGATCTGGCTCTACATCCCGCACGACGGTCTGGTGAACGCCGTGCTCGGGCTGATCGGGATCGACGGGCCGGCCTGGCTGATCAGCGACTTCTGGGCGATGCCCGCGCTGATCGCGATGAGCGTGTGGAAGAGCTTCGGGTTCGGCATGGTGGTCTTCCTGGCCGGCTTGCAGGCGATCCCGCAGCAGCTCTACGAGGCCGCGCGGGTGGACGGCAGTTCGGCGTGGCAGCGGTTCCGCAACGTCACCCTGCCGATGCTGTCGCCGGCGATGTTCTTCGTCGTGGTCACCTCGATCATCGGGTCGTTCCAGGTGTTCGACCAGGCACTGATCATGACCAACGGCGGGCCGGGATCACGGACCACGACGCTGGTCATGTACATCTACCGGACCGGCTTCGAGAACTACGACCAGGGGTACGCCGCGGCCCAGTCGCTGGTCCTGTTCGGCTTCATCGTGGTGATCACGGCGGCCCAGTTCCTGCTGCAGCGGAGGCTCGTCCACTATGACAACTGA
- a CDS encoding mandelate racemase/muconate lactonizing enzyme family protein, whose translation MSRIRSVEVFPVAVPFARRFVLGSGAVGTPDQRPDQASAVVFVKLTTEDGVVGWGEQRALPSWSYETAETMAVVIKRHLEPLLLELTPFDVELFHRRAAKRLSPSVSNGFPFARAAVDLAMHDAAGKLAGVPVHALLGGKVQDEIPLCSAIGVGPPEAVREHAEQSSDYAAYKVKIGGDPDQDAAAIEAVAEVAGAKPLWLDANQSYRPSALRQLLDRTRDLRTIHCVEQPVPSTDVLAMRRLRTLIDLPVAIDEGSFTAQDLARTLQLDAADLVVVKICKSGGLRNALKTAQVAVAGGLELLSSGLTDCGIGFAAAVHVFSQLDLALPAELNGPELLADLYVDGLTITKAVATVPTAPGLGVEVDEERIRAESIDLLFS comes from the coding sequence ATGTCGCGGATCAGATCCGTCGAGGTGTTCCCCGTCGCCGTACCGTTCGCGCGCCGGTTCGTGCTCGGCAGCGGCGCCGTGGGAACGCCCGACCAACGGCCCGACCAGGCGTCGGCGGTCGTGTTCGTGAAACTGACGACCGAGGACGGTGTGGTCGGCTGGGGTGAGCAGCGAGCCTTGCCGAGCTGGAGCTACGAGACGGCCGAGACGATGGCCGTGGTGATCAAGCGGCACCTGGAACCGTTGCTGCTCGAGCTCACCCCGTTCGACGTCGAGCTCTTCCATCGACGGGCGGCCAAGCGGCTCAGCCCGTCGGTGTCGAACGGCTTCCCGTTCGCCCGGGCGGCCGTGGACCTGGCGATGCACGACGCCGCCGGCAAGCTCGCCGGAGTACCGGTGCACGCGTTGCTCGGTGGCAAGGTGCAGGACGAGATCCCGCTCTGCTCCGCGATCGGGGTCGGTCCGCCGGAGGCCGTCCGTGAGCACGCCGAACAGTCGTCCGACTATGCGGCGTACAAGGTGAAGATCGGTGGGGACCCGGACCAGGACGCGGCCGCGATCGAGGCGGTCGCCGAGGTGGCCGGGGCGAAGCCGCTGTGGCTCGACGCGAACCAGTCGTACCGGCCGAGCGCGTTGCGGCAGTTGCTCGACCGGACCCGGGACCTCCGCACGATCCATTGCGTCGAGCAACCGGTGCCGAGTACCGACGTGCTCGCGATGCGCCGGTTGCGGACGCTGATCGACCTGCCGGTCGCGATCGACGAGGGGAGCTTCACCGCGCAGGACCTGGCCCGGACCCTGCAACTCGACGCGGCCGATCTCGTCGTGGTGAAGATCTGCAAGTCCGGCGGTCTGCGGAACGCCCTGAAGACCGCCCAGGTGGCGGTCGCCGGTGGACTCGAACTGCTCTCCAGCGGGCTGACCGACTGCGGGATCGGGTTCGCCGCCGCGGTGCACGTGTTCAGCCAGCTCGACCTGGCGTTGCCGGCCGAACTCAACGGCCCGGAACTGCTCGCCGACCTCTACGTCGACGGGCTGACGATCACCAAGGCCGTCGCGACGGTCCCCACCGCCCCTGGCCTGGGCGTCGAGGTCGACGAGGAGCGGATCCGCGCCGAGTCGATCGACCTGCTCTTCAGCTGA
- a CDS encoding ABC transporter substrate-binding protein: MQSQLSRRSLLKLTGLAGLGAAAAGCSSGPPDGTATWSMWSSSPAERKVWDAFGAYVERELGVRSAAMLTPSGGYPTKLDLQLVSGTAGLVTAINGTLIPTYAARGAHQPLDDLIAADPDFDLTDFYQPIRKISSFNGKTYAIGFDVAPTVLYYNKTLLAKQGIPEPSPTEPMPWATFRELAKELTRPPDQYGFTCAPAIDDLVSWIYCAGGNVMNDDATRSILAEPEALEAVQFVVDLFVKDKVTPPIANLVTENSLANFLEGNVAFMQNGPWQVVNVRKAKFDWDVVPFPAGAVGSTPRVSGSGFAIPSGVRGKDLELAWKLLKTLTSTGALDIYAKAGRNNPARLSAGSAFKPPPDNLGIVQQILAGKLAGGHPFDVTSNWNQVKQLLGQDLPRTFLGQVPVRDAIDGLTPRLDVLMQQHQDNVRQATARKG, translated from the coding sequence ATGCAGTCACAGCTGTCCCGCCGCAGCTTGCTCAAGCTCACCGGCCTGGCCGGGCTCGGAGCCGCGGCCGCCGGATGTTCGTCCGGGCCACCGGACGGTACGGCCACCTGGTCGATGTGGTCCAGCAGTCCCGCCGAACGCAAGGTGTGGGATGCCTTCGGCGCCTACGTCGAACGCGAACTCGGGGTCCGCTCGGCCGCCATGCTCACCCCGTCGGGCGGGTACCCGACCAAGCTCGACCTGCAACTGGTCAGCGGGACCGCCGGCCTGGTGACGGCGATCAACGGCACCCTGATCCCGACGTACGCCGCGCGCGGTGCGCACCAGCCGCTGGACGACCTGATCGCCGCCGACCCCGACTTCGACCTGACCGACTTCTACCAGCCGATCCGCAAGATCAGCAGCTTCAACGGCAAGACGTACGCGATCGGCTTCGACGTCGCGCCGACCGTGCTCTACTACAACAAGACGCTGCTCGCCAAGCAGGGCATCCCGGAGCCGTCCCCGACCGAGCCGATGCCGTGGGCAACGTTCCGGGAGCTGGCCAAGGAGCTGACCCGGCCACCGGACCAGTACGGGTTCACCTGCGCGCCGGCGATCGACGACCTGGTCTCCTGGATCTACTGCGCCGGTGGCAACGTGATGAACGACGACGCCACCCGCAGCATCCTGGCCGAGCCGGAGGCGCTGGAGGCGGTCCAGTTCGTGGTGGACCTGTTCGTCAAGGACAAGGTCACGCCGCCGATCGCGAACCTGGTCACCGAGAACTCGCTGGCGAACTTCCTCGAGGGCAACGTCGCGTTCATGCAGAACGGGCCCTGGCAGGTGGTGAACGTGCGCAAGGCCAAGTTCGACTGGGACGTCGTACCGTTCCCGGCCGGCGCTGTCGGGAGTACGCCTCGGGTGTCGGGGTCCGGCTTCGCGATCCCGTCCGGGGTCCGCGGCAAGGACCTGGAGCTGGCCTGGAAGTTGCTCAAGACGCTGACCAGTACCGGGGCGCTGGACATCTACGCGAAAGCGGGCCGGAACAACCCCGCCAGGTTGAGTGCCGGGAGCGCGTTCAAGCCGCCGCCCGACAACCTCGGCATCGTCCAGCAGATCCTGGCCGGCAAGCTGGCCGGCGGGCATCCGTTCGACGTGACCAGCAACTGGAACCAGGTCAAGCAGCTGCTCGGCCAGGACCTGCCGCGGACGTTCCTCGGTCAGGTCCCGGTGCGGGACGCGATCGACGGGCTGACCCCGCGGCTCGACGTGCTCATGCAGCAGCACCAGGACAACGTCCGCCAAGCCACGGCCAGGAAAGGGTGA
- a CDS encoding hydroxyacid dehydrogenase, with amino-acid sequence MTKLAVVMTPERADDVISAETRTLLAERFEVSWAADVDPSTVATLAEGSDVLLTSWGTPHLDASIWASGTGPKVVAHAAGSVKRLVDPVIFEQDVAVFSAGGRIAWSVGEYCLAAMLTLARKLPRFDAAIRDGGWKQTAFRGGELAGQQVGLLGASSTARALITLLKPFGCDVVVYDPYLTQQRAAALGVRSASLEETMACPFVSLHVPDVPETKGLVTRKLIEQLPDNAVVVNSSRGPAIDQQALLDHALDGRIYAALDVYDPEPPAFDATTLAAPNLLLTPHVAGDTKEGHLALTGYVVADVLAYLGNGTKGPSYVDPSSWSIAA; translated from the coding sequence GTGACCAAGCTGGCCGTGGTGATGACACCGGAGCGCGCAGACGACGTGATCAGCGCCGAGACCCGCACGCTGCTGGCGGAGCGATTCGAGGTGAGCTGGGCCGCCGACGTCGATCCGTCGACCGTCGCCACGCTCGCCGAGGGCAGCGACGTCCTGCTCACCAGCTGGGGTACTCCGCACCTGGACGCGTCGATCTGGGCCTCGGGCACCGGTCCGAAGGTGGTGGCGCACGCGGCCGGGTCGGTGAAGCGGCTGGTCGACCCGGTGATCTTCGAACAGGACGTGGCCGTGTTCTCCGCGGGTGGCCGGATCGCCTGGTCGGTCGGCGAGTACTGCCTGGCCGCGATGCTCACCCTGGCCCGCAAGCTCCCCCGCTTCGACGCGGCGATCCGCGACGGCGGCTGGAAGCAGACCGCCTTCCGAGGTGGCGAACTGGCCGGCCAGCAGGTGGGCCTGCTCGGCGCCAGCTCGACGGCTCGCGCGCTGATCACGCTGCTGAAGCCGTTCGGTTGCGACGTCGTCGTCTACGACCCGTACCTGACCCAGCAGCGCGCGGCCGCCCTCGGAGTACGTAGCGCATCGCTCGAGGAAACGATGGCCTGCCCGTTCGTCTCGCTGCATGTCCCCGATGTCCCGGAGACGAAGGGCCTCGTGACCCGCAAGCTGATCGAGCAACTCCCCGACAACGCCGTCGTCGTGAACTCGTCCCGCGGACCCGCGATCGACCAGCAGGCGCTGCTCGACCACGCGCTCGACGGCCGGATCTACGCCGCGCTCGACGTGTACGACCCGGAGCCGCCGGCCTTCGACGCGACGACGCTCGCCGCTCCGAACCTGCTGCTGACCCCGCACGTCGCGGGTGACACCAAGGAGGGCCACCTCGCCCTGACCGGGTACGTCGTCGCCGACGTGCTCGCGTATCTCGGCAACGGCACCAAGGGGCCGAGCTACGTCGACCCCTCCAGCTGGTCGATCGCGGCCTGA
- a CDS encoding LysR family transcriptional regulator yields the protein MDLSLQQLRGFVAVAEEQHFGRAAQRLNMTQPPLTRQVQGLERTLGVTLFDRTGRGVRLNAAGEVFLEHCHRVLALLEVAPEATRRAAEGQTGTLRIAFTAIGAYAVLADFLAMVGRRTPAVSVELTELVSPDQFEALANLEIDVGLVRPPIPDGFESLLVHSEDLVLAVPGDHPLAEGDGPVALADVTDDYIGYSPEGSRYLHDICAAMIGMNRYAVSQLASQVPTMLALVRAGLGCALIPRSIMAMGVEGVRYRELDAADAHSVTLHACWSPDSPNPALLRLAESLRADPQLDT from the coding sequence ATGGATCTGTCACTGCAGCAACTGCGCGGGTTCGTCGCGGTCGCCGAGGAACAGCACTTCGGCCGCGCGGCCCAGCGGCTGAACATGACCCAGCCACCGCTGACCCGGCAGGTCCAGGGCCTGGAACGCACACTCGGCGTCACCCTGTTCGACCGGACCGGCAGGGGAGTACGGCTGAACGCGGCCGGCGAGGTCTTCCTCGAACACTGTCACCGGGTCCTGGCCCTGCTCGAGGTCGCGCCCGAGGCGACCCGGCGAGCAGCCGAGGGCCAGACCGGGACCCTGCGGATCGCGTTCACCGCGATCGGGGCGTACGCCGTGCTCGCCGACTTCCTCGCGATGGTCGGCCGCCGAACACCCGCGGTGAGCGTCGAGCTGACCGAGCTGGTCAGCCCGGACCAGTTCGAGGCACTCGCGAACCTGGAGATCGACGTCGGCCTGGTCCGCCCTCCGATCCCGGACGGCTTCGAGTCGCTGCTCGTGCACTCCGAGGACCTGGTCCTCGCGGTCCCCGGCGATCACCCGCTGGCCGAGGGCGACGGCCCGGTGGCGCTGGCCGACGTGACCGACGACTACATCGGCTACAGCCCGGAGGGATCGCGGTACCTGCACGACATCTGCGCCGCGATGATCGGGATGAACCGGTACGCCGTGAGCCAGCTGGCCTCGCAGGTCCCGACGATGCTGGCCCTGGTCCGCGCCGGTCTCGGGTGCGCGCTGATCCCGCGATCGATCATGGCGATGGGCGTCGAGGGCGTGCGGTACCGGGAACTCGACGCGGCCGACGCGCACTCGGTCACGCTGCACGCCTGCTGGAGCCCCGACAGCCCGAATCCGGCCCTGCTCCGGCTGGCCGAATCCCTGCGCGCGGATCCCCAGCTCGACACTTGA
- a CDS encoding carbohydrate ABC transporter permease — translation MTTETLTLPWRSTTTDGSTAVRKLLVFGCFLVTALTLIPVVMMVLVAFQSDAESMAARPSFWPSSWHPENLQRAFELVPLGRYLLNTVIFAAGTTLLETITAALAAYAFARLTFPGRSWLFGIYLATLMIPSQVTLIPQFVLVAKLQGIDTWPGMILPHAFTAIGVFLLRQFFLGIPKDYEEAARLDGANRWQAFLRVIVPLAIPAIATLAVFKFIGQWNNLLWPLVISNSDATRTAAVGLQVFQDTNGTQWNLLLMAATITTVPLIVLFFLTQRWFVRGITMSGLGGR, via the coding sequence ATGACAACTGAGACGCTCACCCTGCCCTGGCGGAGTACGACGACCGACGGCTCCACGGCCGTCCGCAAGCTGCTCGTCTTCGGGTGCTTCCTGGTCACCGCGCTCACCCTGATCCCGGTGGTGATGATGGTGCTGGTCGCGTTCCAGTCCGACGCCGAGTCGATGGCGGCGCGGCCCTCGTTCTGGCCGAGCAGCTGGCATCCGGAGAACCTCCAACGCGCGTTCGAACTGGTCCCGCTCGGCCGGTACCTGCTGAACACGGTCATCTTCGCGGCCGGGACGACGTTGCTGGAGACAATCACCGCGGCGCTCGCGGCGTACGCGTTCGCCCGGCTGACCTTCCCGGGCCGGTCCTGGTTGTTCGGGATCTACCTGGCCACGCTGATGATCCCGTCCCAGGTGACGCTGATCCCGCAGTTCGTGCTGGTCGCGAAGCTGCAAGGGATCGACACCTGGCCGGGGATGATCCTGCCGCACGCCTTCACCGCGATCGGGGTCTTCCTGCTCCGCCAGTTCTTCCTCGGCATCCCGAAGGACTACGAGGAGGCCGCCCGGCTCGACGGCGCGAACCGGTGGCAGGCGTTCCTGCGGGTGATCGTGCCGCTGGCGATCCCGGCGATCGCGACGCTGGCGGTGTTCAAGTTCATCGGCCAGTGGAACAACCTGTTGTGGCCGCTGGTCATCTCGAACAGCGACGCGACCCGGACCGCGGCCGTCGGGCTGCAGGTGTTCCAGGACACCAACGGCACCCAGTGGAACCTGCTGCTGATGGCCGCCACGATCACCACGGTCCCGTTGATCGTGCTCTTCTTCCTGACCCAACGCTGGTTCGTCCGAGGCATCACCATGAGCGGACTGGGAGGCCGCTAG